One Cryobacterium psychrophilum DNA segment encodes these proteins:
- a CDS encoding TetR/AcrR family transcriptional regulator, whose product MGRPRQFDRDDVLDRALDLFWELGYHDASVRRLSAAMGVNVATVFSEFGDKEGLYEQALAKYESQKLPLFIGALERPGADIGTVLQVLRDFGRFADSGTAPGCLITNSAIEFAPVPSLSRDALTRYIDRLRSAYSTALTASTPSGDRNTAFAQALQHQARSLAATTLGLFVMIRAKVPAAVVHDAVEGTIATLLSSFQKAVAVESDAVKHHRSIASGTAESTSTIRKGTAP is encoded by the coding sequence ATGGGCCGACCCAGGCAATTCGACCGTGACGACGTGCTCGACCGCGCCCTCGACTTGTTCTGGGAGCTCGGTTACCACGACGCGTCTGTGCGCCGACTGTCAGCAGCTATGGGGGTCAACGTCGCCACAGTGTTTAGCGAGTTTGGCGACAAGGAAGGTTTGTACGAGCAGGCACTTGCGAAGTACGAGTCACAAAAACTGCCGCTGTTCATCGGTGCTCTAGAGCGGCCAGGGGCCGACATCGGTACCGTGCTTCAGGTGCTGCGCGACTTCGGGCGCTTCGCCGACTCCGGCACCGCACCCGGCTGTCTGATCACAAACTCGGCGATCGAGTTCGCCCCAGTCCCGAGCCTTAGCCGGGATGCGCTCACCCGCTACATTGACCGTTTGCGGAGCGCCTACAGCACGGCGCTGACCGCGTCTACACCTTCCGGCGACCGCAATACGGCTTTTGCGCAGGCACTGCAGCATCAGGCTCGCTCACTGGCAGCGACCACGCTAGGCCTCTTCGTCATGATCCGCGCCAAGGTCCCCGCCGCCGTAGTGCACGACGCGGTCGAGGGCACCATCGCCACGCTTCTTTCGTCATTCCAGAAGGCGGTCGCCGTCGAAAGCGACGCCGTAAAGCACCACCGCTCGATCGCATCCGGAACTGCCGAGTCGACGAGCACTATCCGAAAGGGCACTGCGCCATGA
- a CDS encoding SRPBCC family protein, whose amino-acid sequence MSSSTPTHTTTTRTDTRMVAATATDTVAASPEVIWSILSDDFLEISTWAGGVNTSVANPETPTGINGSQHGGRICDVDGLGITDERITAYDAAARMLTYSVVAQKQPFFVESLSSTWSVQPGTDADRSEVSLTVQATTKGLLGGIGRAPLRSMLSKAAPGLLGDLKRRAE is encoded by the coding sequence ATGAGCAGCTCCACACCCACCCACACCACAACGACGCGCACAGACACCCGCATGGTCGCCGCGACCGCGACCGACACCGTAGCGGCCTCGCCAGAGGTGATCTGGAGCATCCTGTCAGACGACTTCCTTGAGATCTCGACGTGGGCCGGTGGTGTGAATACTTCAGTGGCGAACCCCGAGACCCCCACTGGCATTAACGGCAGCCAACACGGTGGGCGCATCTGCGATGTCGACGGGCTCGGCATAACCGACGAACGGATCACTGCCTACGACGCTGCTGCGCGGATGCTGACCTACTCAGTCGTTGCGCAAAAGCAGCCGTTCTTCGTCGAGTCACTGAGTTCAACTTGGTCGGTGCAGCCTGGCACGGATGCGGACAGATCTGAGGTGAGCCTCACGGTCCAAGCCACGACCAAAGGTTTGCTCGGTGGCATCGGGCGTGCGCCATTGCGCTCCATGCTTAGCAAGGCCGCGCCAGGGCTGCTGGGCGACCTGAAGAGGCGCGCCGAGTAG